The Synechococcales cyanobacterium T60_A2020_003 DNA segment AGCGTATTGGATAATGTCACGCGGTTGAGCAAAACCCCTGTGCTAATTGCTCGGTTTGCGGCTCCGATCGCCAACACACGCCGTATTGTTCTAGCCCTTTCGGAATACGATGCGCCGGATTATCAAATCCAGACGTTACAACTGGCAAAAATCTTGATGGAGCAACTGAAGGCACCGCTGTTTATTTTGCAGGTGGGGCAGGACGTTCAGCTTACGCCTGAAGCGTTGCGATCGCAGGGTTTTGATGGGTCTGTACGTCTTGTCTCGGAACCGGGTAATTTTGTGCGGCGAGTATCGGAGGAATTAGTGTTTGATGATTTATTGATCCTCATTGCAGGCCAAACTCGGTTAGGTCAGCCTGTGGTCGGTCGGCAACCAGAAGCGATCGCCCGTAGCAACCCGAAAACATCAATGCTGATTGTGCATTTCCCTGAGTAAGGAAACCCCGTCAAAAACCAGATTTAAATGGTGGATCTTAAGTTATTCTTAATGCAAACCTAGCGTTTGATGACATTTTGGTTGCTGAATGCAGCATGGAAAATTCCGGTTCAAGATGTCATGTTCCAAAACATCGATTGCATCTGATGTAAAGCCGCCTATGGTTGATCCAATGGACAATATCGCAAAACAAGCTCGTCAGGGCAGTGTTGCTGCGATTATTCAGGTTCTAAACGATAAACTGGCAGATTCTGGCGTGAGAACACGGGCTGTGTTCGAAAAGGGAATCCTGCAACTTTTGTGCGAGGCTCCAACGCCAGAGCAATTGGAACAGGAATCGTTGGTTGAGCAGCTACGTCAAATTTTAGAATCTATCAGTCCGCGCAGTATTCGGCGGGTCAAAATTAACAGCCGGATCGTACGAGAGCAGCAGCTCCTTTGGTTAGAGGAAATTAACCGCGATCCAGAAGGACAACTGCTGTGGTCTCAGGATATTACGCTGAAGCAACCGAATCCTGTGCGACGTTTTGTGGAGGATTGGCGCGATCGCGACCTTGCGGCAATTTCCACACCGACCAAACCTACTAAACGCTCTGATAAGCAAATTTTTTGGCGGGGGATCATCGGTGGTGCAAGCTTAAGCCTACTCGCCCTTTTACTGCTGTGGGTGCTTAATGATTGGCTAAACCTGCAACTGGGGCAACGCTTTCAGCGGGCGATCGCCGATACAGAAGAATCCGCTCCATCTGCTAGTTCCATCCCGACCGAGACTCCGGCAGTAAGCCCTGCTCCCGCCGATGAAGACCCGTTTGTGTTGGCTGTTCGCCTCGCTGAGCAAGCCTCTCAGCAGGGTAAAACGGCTCAGTCGGCGGCGGATTGGTTAGATTTGGCAAGTCGGTGGCAGCGAGCCTCGGATTTAATGGCTCAGGTTCCACCAGAGGATCCCCGGTATCCCACGGCACAAGATCGGACAAATTTGTACGCTCAGTTTAGTGCGGAGGCGCTAAAACAAGCTCAGACGGAGCCTGCTCCTGAAACGCCCTAGGGCACAAGTCATCAAGGCTAATCATTTCTTGAAAGCCTTCGTGCTAGTTGACTAATAAAAACTTAGTCAGTCAACTAGGTCGTCTTGAGACTTGGCAACCGTGATAAACCATCGGAAACAAACTGACTTTTCGACTGTGCTACCACGTTGCAACCAAATCCATAGGGTAGATTTCCATCCGATAAACGAGAGACCCGCACATAGTAGTAACCGGGACTCTCCGTTTCAATGCCCACTGTCTTGGCATTCGCATTCGCTTGGAAACTCGCGACACGGGTTCCCTTCCCTTTGCTTTGGTAATTAGCTTTGAAGAATACATCAAACTTCCCTTGTCCCAGATTAAACGCCCCTGCAAAGTTTAAAAATGAACTCTTAAACGCTTTCCCAATGGTGCGAAATACAAACCAATTCGATTTCTCTGTTAAATCGAGGGTATGCCCAGCGCTAACTAGGCCGCCAGGATAGAGATTTCCAGTGAATGTAGCTAATTTATAGCTACTACCGCCATCGGTATAAATTTGAGAGCGCGACATCACACATCAACCTCCGCAACAAGACTCACCTGAGTCACTGCTTAATTTCAAAAGCTGGATTTCAGTCAACTCCTTAAGCTATCTAACAGACTTAGACTTGATGAGTATTATTACTTGCAGTGATTCAGCGTCGCTGAATAGTCGCTGAATTTATTACGAATCAACGCACATAGAAATATTCTGCAATCTCAGGTGCGCTCAGTTGAGATCGCATCCCCAACTTCAGCCCAATTCCTGAAACAAATTGCTCAGATACACGTCATGACTGAGAAAATGTCCCTAGGGCAAAACATCCTCAGTCACTCTAAATCACCATCCCTCCTGAATTATGTTGCACTTCATCTCGATTCCCGTACGACTCGTTTGGCGTCGCTGGTTTTACGGTCTAATGTCGGTCGTTGTCGCTCTCGGCATTGTTGTGGGCACTCCCCAAGCAGGTCAGGCCATTTCTTGGGTGGATTTGATTTTGCGCGGTATTCAAGTCATCCAGCTATCGAGCTTGTCGGACAGCCAAGAGGTCTCCCTAGGAGAACAAATCAACGAACAGTTGGTCAATAGCGAATTTCAGCTCTATAACAACAGGGATGTAAGAGAGTATGTGGATGAGGTTGGCCAACGCCTGGTTCCCGACAGCACTCGTCCAGATATTCCGTATGTATTTCAAGTAGTGCGGGATGATTCGGTCAACGCCTTTGCAACGATGGGCGGTTATGTGTACGTCACCACGGGTCTATTGAAAGCTGCTGACAATGAGGCTGAATTGGCTGGAGTGTTGGGTCACGAAATTGGCCACATTGCGGCGCGTCATTCGGTCAAGCAAATGCGTGAACTGGCGATCGCCCAAGGCATTGCAACTGCTGCAGGACTGGATACGAATACGGCGGTAGCCATCGGGGTTGAACTGGCACTCCGGCGACCCCATAGCCGAGAAGCTGAATTTGAGGCGGATCAGCTCGGCTTGGAAAATATGCGGCAAAGTGGCTATGCGCCGGTTGCGATGGTGACGTTTATGGAAAAGTTGCTGGGTGGGGGTTCCATTCCCGCATTCTTAAGCACCCACCCCGCAACCTCGGATCGAATTGAAGCCCTGAACACCATGATCGACGTCGATACGGCATCGGCAGGGGAAGGCTTAAATGAGTCCAACTATCGTTCTCGGATTAGCGCTTTGCTGTAGGTTCAGAGTTCGGGTGTTGCTGGGGGTGCGCTATGGGAAAACCCATGCGCTCTAGCCCCTGGAGTAAGCGTTCTGCCTCCTGTGCATTATGTAACTGGTAAAGCTGGATCGCGTCTTGGAAGGCATTGAGTCCCTCCT contains these protein-coding regions:
- a CDS encoding M48 family metalloprotease — protein: MLHFISIPVRLVWRRWFYGLMSVVVALGIVVGTPQAGQAISWVDLILRGIQVIQLSSLSDSQEVSLGEQINEQLVNSEFQLYNNRDVREYVDEVGQRLVPDSTRPDIPYVFQVVRDDSVNAFATMGGYVYVTTGLLKAADNEAELAGVLGHEIGHIAARHSVKQMRELAIAQGIATAAGLDTNTAVAIGVELALRRPHSREAEFEADQLGLENMRQSGYAPVAMVTFMEKLLGGGSIPAFLSTHPATSDRIEALNTMIDVDTASAGEGLNESNYRSRISALL